In Proteus vulgaris, one DNA window encodes the following:
- the fadA gene encoding acetyl-CoA C-acyltransferase FadA, giving the protein MEKVVIIDGIRTPMGRSKGGAFRHVRAENLSAHLMQALLKRNPNINPNDIGDVIWGCVQQTLEQGFNIARNAALLAELPHKVPAVTVNRLCGSSMQALHDGARQIMLGDSQVALIGGVEHMGHVPMTYNADFNPSLNLSVAKASFSMGLTAEMLAKSFQISREDQDKFAYRSHHLAALATQQGYFDNEIVAINGHDATGNFINVKNDEVIRYNPSLDDLAQLKPVFDPATGSVTAGNSSAVSDGASAMFITSERYAKEHNLKPRAVIRAMAVTGCDPAIMGYGPVPATEIALKKAGLTLSDIDIFELNEAFAAQSLACMKKMNLLESLDDKINLNGGAIALGHPLGCSGSRITTSLLNIMERKDAQFGLATMCIGLGQGIATIIERV; this is encoded by the coding sequence ATGGAAAAGGTTGTCATAATTGATGGTATTCGTACTCCTATGGGACGCTCTAAAGGTGGTGCTTTTCGCCATGTTAGAGCAGAAAATCTCTCTGCTCACCTGATGCAAGCACTACTAAAACGTAATCCTAATATTAATCCTAATGATATTGGCGATGTGATTTGGGGTTGTGTACAGCAAACCTTAGAACAAGGTTTCAACATTGCACGTAACGCTGCATTATTAGCCGAACTTCCTCACAAAGTGCCAGCTGTCACGGTTAATCGCTTATGCGGTTCATCAATGCAAGCATTACATGATGGCGCTCGCCAAATTATGCTTGGTGATAGCCAAGTGGCATTAATTGGTGGTGTTGAACATATGGGTCATGTGCCAATGACTTATAATGCGGATTTCAATCCATCTCTCAATCTTTCTGTTGCTAAGGCCTCATTTTCTATGGGTTTAACCGCAGAAATGTTAGCTAAATCATTTCAAATTTCACGTGAAGACCAAGATAAATTTGCTTATCGTTCTCACCATTTAGCAGCTCTTGCAACACAACAAGGCTATTTTGATAATGAGATAGTGGCTATCAATGGTCATGATGCAACGGGTAATTTCATCAATGTTAAAAATGACGAAGTTATTCGTTATAACCCAAGTCTTGATGATTTAGCGCAACTAAAACCTGTATTTGATCCCGCAACTGGCTCTGTAACAGCAGGAAATTCATCCGCAGTTTCGGATGGTGCATCAGCGATGTTTATCACCAGTGAACGTTATGCTAAAGAGCACAACTTAAAGCCTCGGGCTGTTATTCGAGCTATGGCTGTTACAGGGTGCGATCCCGCAATTATGGGTTATGGCCCAGTTCCTGCGACAGAAATTGCATTGAAGAAAGCAGGATTAACACTCAGTGATATTGATATTTTTGAACTCAATGAAGCTTTTGCAGCACAATCATTAGCCTGTATGAAGAAAATGAATTTGCTAGAAAGTCTAGATGACAAGATTAATTTAAACGGTGGTGCAATTGCCTTAGGACACCCTTTAGGTTGCTCTGGTTCACGTATAACAACCTCGTTACTCAATATTATGGAACGTAAAGATGCACAATTTGGCTTAGCCACAATGTGCATTGGATTAGGGCAAGGTATTGCAACGATTATAGAACGTGTTTAA
- a CDS encoding IMPACT family protein translates to MKAYLIPAETVEFSEEIKKSRFITFIAHTEGIDAAKAYIQSIKEQFPDARHHCWAFVAGRPDDSQQLGFSDDGEPTGTAGKPILAPLLGSGMGEVTAVVVRYFGGIKLGTGGLVRAYGSGVQQALKILSTKTKVPQLRFNVECEYSLVSLLEQVVEQYQGQVLSSEYTDKVTFILSLPAVHSSEVEIKLRDMSRGSMQLIPLDKNE, encoded by the coding sequence ATGAAAGCGTATTTGATCCCCGCTGAAACTGTAGAGTTCAGTGAAGAAATAAAGAAAAGCCGTTTTATTACATTTATTGCTCACACTGAGGGCATTGATGCAGCTAAAGCCTATATTCAGTCTATCAAAGAGCAATTTCCTGATGCCCGACATCATTGTTGGGCTTTTGTTGCTGGTAGGCCAGATGATTCGCAACAATTAGGATTTTCTGATGATGGTGAACCAACAGGTACTGCGGGAAAACCTATTCTAGCTCCCCTCTTAGGAAGTGGAATGGGAGAAGTAACCGCAGTGGTTGTTCGGTATTTTGGCGGGATCAAATTAGGAACAGGCGGGTTGGTTCGTGCTTATGGTAGTGGTGTTCAGCAGGCATTAAAAATATTATCTACAAAGACAAAAGTGCCACAATTACGCTTTAATGTGGAGTGTGAATATTCACTTGTTTCATTACTTGAACAAGTCGTTGAACAATATCAAGGGCAAGTGCTCTCAAGTGAATATACTGATAAAGTCACATTTATCCTTTCATTGCCAGCTGTACATAGTAGTGAAGTGGAAATTAAACTACGCGATATGAGTCGTGGCAGTATGCAATTAATCCCATTAGATAAAAATGAATAA
- the pepQ gene encoding Xaa-Pro dipeptidase, which yields MEKLLSLYQEHIKTLQNRTRDALSRHHLDSVLIHSGEPIRIFLDDSDYPFKVNAHFKAWVPVTDVPHCWLLVDGVNKPKLWFYSPVDYWHSVEALPSSYWTHEIELIHLKNVDDIQKELAPYINKNTAYIGPNTQRAESLGVSIDNINNQSLLNYYHYYRAYKTGYELACMREAQKMAVNGHIAAREAFQAGLSEFDINMAYLMATGHRDTDVPYGNIVALNEHAAVLHYTKLDHESPDEYRSFLIDAGAEYNGYAADITRTYSAKENHEFTSLVKDMNDAQQALIATMKAGVRYTEYHVQMHQRIAGLLNKYGIVKGVSEEDMVSAGLTTPFLPHGLGHALGLQVHDAAGFMQDDKGTHLAAPAMYPFLRCTRIIEPGMVLTIEPGFYFIDSLLEPWKDGKYSTYFNWKQIEHFKPFGGIRIEDNIIIHDNKIENMTRDLHLA from the coding sequence ATGGAAAAATTGCTCTCTCTGTACCAAGAACATATCAAAACTCTACAAAATCGTACGCGTGATGCTTTATCCAGACACCATCTTGATTCCGTATTAATTCATTCTGGTGAGCCTATTCGTATTTTTCTTGATGACAGTGATTACCCTTTTAAAGTTAACGCACATTTTAAAGCATGGGTACCTGTGACTGATGTACCTCATTGCTGGTTATTAGTTGATGGTGTTAATAAACCAAAATTATGGTTTTATTCTCCAGTTGATTATTGGCATAGTGTTGAAGCACTACCAAGTAGCTATTGGACGCATGAAATTGAATTAATTCATCTCAAAAATGTTGATGATATTCAAAAAGAACTTGCTCCTTATATTAATAAGAATACTGCTTATATTGGCCCAAATACGCAACGTGCTGAATCATTAGGTGTGAGTATTGATAATATTAATAATCAATCTCTTCTTAATTATTATCATTACTATCGTGCCTATAAGACAGGTTATGAATTAGCCTGTATGCGTGAAGCTCAGAAAATGGCAGTGAATGGACATATTGCTGCACGCGAAGCTTTCCAAGCAGGATTAAGTGAATTTGATATTAATATGGCGTATTTAATGGCAACAGGTCATCGTGATACCGATGTACCTTATGGGAATATTGTTGCATTAAATGAGCATGCGGCTGTGTTGCATTACACAAAATTAGATCATGAATCACCAGATGAATATCGTAGTTTCCTTATTGATGCTGGCGCAGAATATAATGGTTATGCTGCTGATATAACTCGTACTTATAGCGCAAAAGAAAATCATGAATTTACGTCTTTAGTTAAAGATATGAATGATGCTCAACAAGCGCTGATCGCAACGATGAAAGCGGGTGTACGTTACACAGAATACCATGTTCAAATGCATCAGCGTATTGCTGGATTGCTCAATAAATACGGTATTGTGAAAGGTGTTAGTGAAGAAGATATGGTGAGTGCTGGCTTAACGACACCATTTTTGCCTCATGGTTTAGGACATGCTTTAGGTCTACAAGTTCATGATGCTGCTGGGTTTATGCAAGATGATAAAGGAACTCATTTAGCTGCTCCTGCTATGTATCCATTCTTACGTTGTACACGTATTATTGAACCTGGCATGGTATTAACGATTGAACCTGGATTTTACTTCATCGATTCTTTATTAGAGCCTTGGAAAGATGGGAAATACAGCACTTATTTTAATTGGAAGCAAATTGAACACTTCAAACCCTTTGGTGGCATTCGTATTGAAGATAATATTATTATCCACGATAACAAAATTGAAAATATGACCAGAGACTTACACTTAGCCTGA
- the fadB gene encoding fatty acid oxidation complex subunit alpha FadB translates to MLYQSENIQVDWVKQGIVELVFNAKGSINKLDTKTVAMLSEALTVLEATQDLKGVILRSEKPAFIVGADITEFLSLFDAPEEELTQWLHFSNQIFSRLEDLPVPTISAINGYALGGGCECVLATDFRIASPDLRIGLPETKLGIMPGFGGSVRLPRLIGVDNALEIITAGKDIDAQTALQNGLIQAIVPLENLKESAISLIEQSIDGKIDWKAARYPKTAPLRLTELEHKMSFSVAKGMVMKVAGSHYPAPITAVKTIEKAAFLNRDEALALETESFVKLTRTDVAKALVGIFLNDQYVKNITKKRHAELPKQAAVLGAGIMGGGISYQSALKGIPVIMKDINQKSLELGMNEALSLLQKRQEKGRMTAVDMAKTLASIQPTLNYTSVSDADIVVEAVVENPKVKATVLAETEALLADNAILASNTSTIPISLLAKSLKRPENFCGMHFFNPVHRMPLVEIIKGEKTSEETINRIVSYASKMGKTPIIVNDCPGFFVNRVLFPYFAGFSLLLRDGADFIAVDKVMEKVFGWPMGPAYLLDVVGIDTANHAQAVMAQGFPDRMGTIERDTIALLYEQQRYGQKNNHGFYNYTVDKRGKKQKSVDGQIQTLIQQNAGKAQEFSQDVIIARMMIPMINEVIRCLDEGIIASPAEADIALVYGLGFPPFRGGVFRYLDTIGTAKFVADAQQYASLGALYQIPESLKQKAQHNETYYPKPTKVDVNIRELA, encoded by the coding sequence ATGCTCTATCAAAGCGAAAATATTCAAGTCGATTGGGTGAAACAAGGTATTGTTGAACTCGTTTTTAACGCCAAAGGTTCTATTAATAAATTAGATACCAAAACAGTTGCGATGCTAAGCGAAGCTTTAACTGTATTAGAGGCAACACAAGATCTAAAAGGTGTTATTTTACGTTCTGAAAAACCTGCCTTTATTGTCGGAGCTGACATCACTGAGTTTTTATCCCTATTTGATGCCCCTGAAGAAGAATTGACTCAGTGGCTACACTTTTCTAATCAAATCTTTAGCCGACTCGAAGATCTCCCAGTTCCCACCATCTCTGCTATCAATGGTTATGCACTTGGTGGAGGCTGCGAATGTGTACTTGCTACCGATTTCCGAATTGCATCCCCCGATTTACGCATTGGTCTTCCAGAAACCAAACTTGGGATCATGCCCGGTTTTGGTGGGTCAGTACGTCTTCCCCGTTTAATTGGTGTCGATAATGCATTAGAAATTATTACTGCGGGTAAAGATATTGATGCTCAAACGGCACTTCAAAATGGGTTGATCCAAGCTATTGTTCCACTGGAAAACTTAAAAGAGAGTGCAATTTCGCTAATAGAACAATCCATTGACGGTAAGATTGATTGGAAGGCCGCTCGTTATCCGAAAACAGCGCCATTAAGATTGACAGAACTTGAACATAAGATGTCTTTTAGTGTAGCTAAAGGCATGGTGATGAAAGTAGCTGGCTCTCATTATCCAGCGCCTATCACCGCAGTTAAAACCATAGAAAAAGCAGCATTTTTAAATAGAGATGAAGCACTTGCTCTTGAAACCGAAAGTTTTGTCAAACTCACGCGCACTGATGTTGCTAAAGCCTTAGTCGGTATTTTTCTCAATGATCAGTATGTCAAAAATATCACGAAAAAACGGCATGCAGAATTACCTAAACAAGCAGCTGTATTAGGTGCAGGCATTATGGGCGGTGGAATTTCCTACCAGTCAGCCTTAAAAGGTATTCCGGTTATTATGAAAGATATTAACCAAAAATCCCTTGAACTGGGTATGAATGAAGCACTAAGCCTATTACAAAAACGCCAAGAAAAAGGTCGTATGACCGCTGTTGATATGGCAAAAACACTCGCCTCTATTCAACCAACACTAAATTATACCTCTGTTAGCGATGCAGATATTGTGGTTGAAGCCGTTGTTGAAAATCCAAAAGTAAAAGCAACTGTACTTGCAGAAACAGAAGCATTATTAGCAGATAACGCGATCCTTGCTTCCAATACCTCAACGATACCTATCTCATTGCTCGCAAAATCCTTAAAACGCCCAGAAAATTTCTGTGGTATGCATTTCTTTAATCCAGTCCATCGCATGCCTTTAGTGGAAATTATTAAAGGTGAAAAAACCAGTGAAGAGACTATTAATCGTATTGTAAGTTATGCAAGTAAAATGGGCAAAACACCGATTATTGTTAATGATTGCCCTGGCTTCTTTGTAAATCGAGTCCTCTTTCCTTATTTTGCAGGATTCTCTCTATTGCTAAGAGACGGTGCTGATTTTATTGCTGTTGATAAGGTGATGGAAAAAGTATTTGGCTGGCCAATGGGCCCAGCTTATTTACTTGATGTTGTGGGTATTGATACTGCTAATCATGCTCAAGCTGTTATGGCTCAAGGCTTTCCTGACAGAATGGGAACTATTGAACGCGATACTATTGCACTGTTATATGAACAACAGCGATATGGGCAAAAGAATAATCATGGTTTCTATAATTACACGGTTGATAAACGAGGTAAAAAACAGAAATCAGTTGATGGACAAATTCAAACACTCATTCAACAAAATGCGGGTAAAGCACAAGAGTTTAGCCAAGACGTGATTATTGCTCGCATGATGATCCCAATGATCAATGAAGTTATTCGTTGTCTAGATGAAGGTATTATTGCTTCACCAGCCGAAGCTGATATTGCACTAGTATATGGCTTAGGCTTCCCTCCTTTCCGTGGTGGTGTATTCCGTTACCTCGATACTATTGGAACAGCGAAATTTGTTGCAGATGCACAGCAATATGCGTCATTAGGGGCACTTTATCAAATCCCTGAAAGCTTAAAACAAAAAGCACAACACAACGAAACCTATTATCCAAAACCCACAAAAGTAGATGTTAACATCAGAGAACTCGCTTAA
- the hemG gene encoding menaquinone-dependent protoporphyrinogen IX dehydrogenase, producing MSALLLYCSTDGQTKKIMIQIANELRQHGYECDVRDLTSVQQSLNLSAYNKVLVGASIRYGYFNKALDKFITRHLAQLNSMPSAFFGVNLTARKAEKNTPETNAYMRKFLDKTPWKPTLTGVFAGALFYPRYKWIDRVMIQLIMKMTKGETDPTKEIEYTDWNKVSEFASYFAKIE from the coding sequence ATGAGCGCGCTATTGTTGTATTGTAGTACTGATGGTCAAACTAAAAAGATAATGATACAAATTGCGAATGAATTAAGACAACATGGTTATGAATGTGATGTGAGAGATTTAACCTCTGTTCAGCAGAGTTTAAATTTATCTGCTTATAATAAAGTCTTAGTGGGTGCTTCTATTCGTTATGGTTACTTTAATAAAGCTCTCGATAAATTTATCACTCGCCATCTTGCACAATTGAATAGCATGCCGTCTGCATTCTTTGGCGTTAATCTTACAGCAAGAAAAGCAGAAAAGAATACACCTGAAACGAATGCTTATATGCGTAAGTTTCTAGATAAGACCCCATGGAAGCCAACATTAACGGGTGTATTTGCTGGTGCCCTTTTTTATCCTCGTTATAAATGGATTGATAGAGTCATGATCCAGCTAATTATGAAGATGACTAAAGGTGAAACAGATCCTACAAAAGAAATTGAATATACGGATTGGAATAAAGTAAGCGAATTTGCCTCTTATTTTGCCAAAATTGAGTGA
- a CDS encoding GntR family transcriptional regulator, whose protein sequence is MQKKTSPQILSQKVANIIRQKITIGELPPGERLSETALSETLEISRNTLREVFRVLTQEGLLTYKPNRGVFVSVPDMASIMDIYRVRRLIECDALRHSYPMHPAIIRMQDSVNQAKKFQEQQDWSGVGTCNMHFHTAIAELSDSPRLFKQYQLILAELRLAFGLLNDPQLLHAPYIEKNEQILILLMDGKAQEAAMAMEDYLEISERTVLAAFSRYNLC, encoded by the coding sequence ATGCAGAAAAAAACATCACCTCAAATTCTTTCTCAAAAAGTCGCCAATATTATTCGGCAAAAGATCACTATAGGAGAATTACCTCCCGGTGAAAGACTTTCAGAAACCGCATTAAGTGAAACACTAGAGATATCTCGTAATACCTTGAGAGAGGTTTTTCGTGTGCTGACTCAAGAAGGGCTGTTAACTTATAAACCTAATCGTGGTGTTTTTGTTTCAGTGCCAGATATGGCCTCTATTATGGATATTTATCGTGTAAGGCGGTTAATTGAGTGTGATGCATTGCGACATTCTTATCCTATGCACCCTGCTATTATTAGAATGCAAGATAGTGTCAATCAAGCAAAAAAGTTTCAAGAACAACAGGATTGGAGTGGTGTCGGAACCTGTAATATGCATTTTCATACCGCTATCGCTGAGCTTTCTGATAGCCCCAGATTATTTAAGCAATACCAGCTTATTTTAGCTGAATTACGTTTAGCATTCGGTTTATTAAATGATCCTCAATTATTACATGCGCCTTATATTGAGAAAAACGAACAGATTTTAATACTGTTAATGGATGGCAAAGCACAGGAAGCGGCGATGGCTATGGAAGACTATTTGGAAATTTCAGAAAGGACAGTACTCGCTGCATTCTCTCGCTATAATCTTTGTTAA
- the fre gene encoding NAD(P)H-flavin reductase translates to MAILNCKVSLVEPMTDTVYRVRLLPDGEFDFQAGQYLLAVMDERDKRPFSIASIPENKDFIELHIGASELNLYAMAVLDVILEKQQLTIDIPHGNAWFKKESQRPLLLIAGGTGFSYTHSILLAALAENPQRPITIYWGGRESIHLYDLNELQELSELHPSLTVVPVVEQPDETWRGRKGTVLTAISEDFGDLSEYDIYIAGRFEMAKIARERFCNERNADKTRLFSDAFEFI, encoded by the coding sequence ATGGCAATACTGAATTGTAAAGTCTCACTTGTTGAGCCGATGACAGATACGGTTTATCGGGTAAGGCTATTACCCGATGGCGAATTTGATTTTCAGGCTGGGCAATATCTTTTAGCTGTTATGGATGAACGTGATAAACGTCCTTTTTCTATTGCATCTATACCTGAAAATAAAGACTTTATTGAACTTCATATTGGTGCGTCTGAACTCAATCTTTATGCGATGGCTGTGCTTGATGTGATTTTAGAAAAACAGCAACTCACCATTGATATTCCTCATGGAAATGCATGGTTTAAAAAAGAGAGTCAGCGTCCTCTACTATTAATTGCTGGCGGCACAGGTTTTTCTTATACCCATTCAATTTTACTGGCAGCATTAGCTGAAAATCCACAGAGACCTATTACAATTTATTGGGGGGGAAGAGAAAGCATTCATCTCTATGATCTCAATGAATTACAAGAATTATCAGAGTTGCATCCTTCTTTAACCGTTGTCCCCGTAGTTGAACAACCCGATGAAACTTGGCGAGGCAGAAAAGGTACGGTATTAACTGCAATAAGCGAAGATTTTGGTGATTTATCAGAATATGATATTTACATTGCAGGGCGTTTTGAAATGGCCAAAATAGCCAGAGAGCGCTTTTGTAATGAACGTAATGCAGATAAAACACGCTTATTTAGCGATGCGTTTGAATTTATTTGA
- the ubiD gene encoding 4-hydroxy-3-polyprenylbenzoate decarboxylase, whose product MKYRDLRDFLSLLEEKGELKRITFEIDPYLEMTEIADRTLRAGGPALLFENPKGFDMPVLCNLFGTPKRVAMGMGQDDVKALHEVGKLLAFLKEPDPPKGFRDLFDKLPKFKQVLNMPTKRLSKAPCQEVVLTGDDVDLTKIPVMHCWPEDAAPLITWGLTVTRGPLKERQNLGIYRQQVLGKNKVIMRWLSHRGGALDFQEWCQKHPGERFPVSVALGADPATILGAVTPVPDTLSEYAFAGLLRGNKSEVVKCLSNDLEVPASAEIILEGYIEPGELAPEGPYGDHTGYYNEIDSFPVFTITHLTRRKDAIYHSTYTGRPPDEPAVLGVALNEVLVPILQKQFPEIVDFYLPPEGCSYRLAVVTMKKQYAGHAKRVMMGVWSYLRQFMYTKFVIVCDDDVNARDWKDVIWAITTRMDPARDTIMMENTPIDYLDFASPVSGLGSKMGLDATNKWPSETDREWGRPIVMSDEVKQRVDTIWEQLDILK is encoded by the coding sequence ATGAAATACCGCGATTTAAGAGATTTCCTTTCATTATTAGAAGAAAAAGGTGAATTAAAACGTATCACCTTCGAAATAGATCCCTACCTTGAAATGACCGAAATAGCGGACAGAACTTTACGTGCCGGTGGGCCAGCGCTGTTATTTGAAAATCCCAAGGGGTTTGATATGCCAGTGCTTTGTAACTTATTTGGCACACCAAAGCGTGTGGCTATGGGAATGGGGCAAGATGATGTTAAAGCTTTGCATGAAGTCGGCAAACTATTAGCATTTCTAAAAGAACCCGATCCACCGAAAGGCTTTCGTGATCTTTTTGATAAGTTGCCCAAGTTTAAGCAAGTTTTAAATATGCCAACAAAACGCTTGAGCAAAGCACCTTGCCAGGAAGTTGTTTTAACGGGTGATGATGTTGATTTAACAAAGATCCCTGTTATGCATTGTTGGCCTGAAGATGCAGCACCTTTAATTACTTGGGGATTAACGGTGACTCGTGGCCCACTTAAAGAGCGCCAAAATCTGGGTATTTATCGCCAGCAAGTGCTGGGTAAAAACAAAGTGATTATGCGTTGGTTATCGCATCGTGGTGGTGCTTTAGATTTTCAAGAATGGTGTCAAAAACATCCGGGTGAACGATTCCCTGTTTCCGTAGCATTAGGGGCAGATCCCGCTACTATTTTAGGTGCTGTAACACCGGTACCTGATACATTATCTGAATACGCTTTCGCAGGCTTATTGCGTGGAAATAAATCAGAAGTTGTAAAATGTCTTTCGAATGATCTTGAAGTGCCTGCAAGTGCTGAAATTATCCTTGAAGGTTACATTGAACCGGGAGAGCTTGCGCCAGAAGGACCATATGGCGATCACACAGGATATTATAATGAAATTGATTCTTTCCCTGTGTTTACCATTACGCATTTAACGCGCCGTAAAGATGCAATTTATCACTCCACCTATACAGGGCGACCACCTGATGAACCCGCAGTATTAGGTGTTGCACTTAATGAAGTGCTTGTTCCGATATTACAAAAACAATTTCCTGAAATTGTAGACTTTTATCTACCTCCTGAAGGATGTTCTTATCGTTTAGCCGTTGTGACTATGAAAAAACAGTATGCGGGTCATGCTAAACGCGTAATGATGGGAGTTTGGTCTTATTTACGGCAATTTATGTACACCAAATTTGTGATTGTTTGCGATGATGATGTCAATGCAAGAGATTGGAAAGATGTGATTTGGGCAATTACAACCAGAATGGATCCTGCGAGAGATACCATTATGATGGAAAATACGCCTATTGATTATCTTGACTTCGCTTCACCTGTTTCAGGATTAGGATCAAAAATGGGTCTTGATGCGACCAACAAATGGCCTAGTGAGACAGATAGAGAATGGGGTAGACCTATTGTGATGTCTGATGAAGTTAAGCAACGAGTCGATACTATTTGGGAACAGCTCGATATTCTTAAATAA
- the trkH gene encoding Trk system potassium transporter TrkH has product MHFRSITRIVGLLVILFSVTMIIPGIVALIYRDGAGRAFSQTFIVALIIGLMLWIPNRHKKSELKPKEGFLIVVLFWTVLGSVGALPFIFSEQPHLSITDAFFESFSGLTTTGATTLVGLDSLPKAILFYRQMLQWLGGMGIIVLAVAILPLLGVGGMQLYRAEMPGPLKDNKMRPRIAETAKALWLIYVLLTIICALALWIAGMDVFDAISHSFSTIAIGGFSTHDASIGYFNSPTINIIIGVFLLISGCNFGLHFAVLTGRSLNIYWRDPEFRMFISIQLGLVIICSGILWLYSVYDSGWITINQAFFQVVSMATTAGFATDSFAQWPAFLPLLLLCSAFIGGCAGSTGGGLKVIRILLLFLQGNRELKRLVHPNAVYTIKLGHRALPERIIEAVWGFFSAYALVFIISLMLLIATGVDEFSAFSAIATTLNNLGPGLGIVADNFTTMNPAAKWILVVTMLFGRLEVFTLLVLFTPTFWRD; this is encoded by the coding sequence ATGCATTTTCGTTCAATAACCCGTATTGTCGGACTGCTCGTTATCTTATTTTCTGTCACGATGATCATTCCTGGTATTGTCGCGTTAATATACCGAGATGGTGCCGGACGAGCATTTAGCCAAACATTTATTGTCGCATTGATCATTGGGTTAATGCTGTGGATCCCCAACCGACATAAGAAAAGTGAGCTGAAGCCTAAAGAGGGCTTTCTTATTGTGGTTTTATTTTGGACTGTATTGGGCAGTGTGGGAGCATTACCGTTTATTTTTTCTGAGCAACCTCACCTTTCTATAACAGATGCGTTTTTTGAATCTTTTTCTGGGCTTACTACGACAGGAGCTACAACCTTAGTAGGGCTAGATTCCTTACCTAAAGCTATTTTGTTTTATCGCCAAATGCTTCAATGGTTAGGGGGGATGGGGATCATTGTATTAGCAGTCGCTATTCTTCCTCTTTTAGGTGTTGGGGGAATGCAGCTTTATCGTGCAGAAATGCCGGGGCCATTGAAAGATAATAAAATGCGACCTCGAATTGCAGAAACAGCAAAAGCACTGTGGCTTATTTATGTCTTGCTTACCATCATTTGTGCTTTAGCATTATGGATTGCAGGCATGGATGTATTTGATGCTATTTCTCACAGCTTTTCAACTATTGCAATTGGCGGGTTTTCTACTCACGATGCTAGTATTGGTTATTTTAATAGCCCAACTATTAATATCATTATTGGTGTATTCCTTTTAATTTCTGGGTGTAACTTTGGCTTACACTTTGCTGTATTAACAGGAAGAAGTCTTAATATTTATTGGCGTGATCCTGAATTTCGTATGTTTATCTCAATTCAATTGGGATTAGTCATTATCTGTAGCGGTATTCTTTGGCTTTATTCTGTATATGATTCAGGATGGATAACCATAAATCAGGCCTTTTTCCAAGTTGTCTCTATGGCGACAACTGCTGGTTTTGCAACAGACAGTTTTGCACAATGGCCGGCATTTCTACCTCTTCTATTATTATGCTCAGCTTTTATTGGTGGGTGTGCGGGATCAACAGGTGGTGGATTAAAAGTGATCCGTATTTTACTTTTATTCTTACAAGGGAATCGTGAATTAAAACGTCTTGTTCACCCGAATGCAGTTTATACCATCAAACTTGGTCATCGAGCATTACCTGAACGTATTATTGAAGCCGTATGGGGATTTTTCTCCGCTTATGCTTTGGTATTTATTATTAGCTTAATGTTGTTGATCGCAACGGGGGTTGATGAGTTCTCTGCATTTTCTGCTATTGCAACAACATTAAATAATCTTGGGCCTGGACTAGGTATTGTCGCTGATAACTTTACGACAATGAATCCGGCTGCAAAATGGATACTCGTCGTAACAATGTTATTTGGACGACTAGAAGTTTTCACATTATTAGTGTTATTTACCCCAACGTTTTGGCGTGATTAA